TTCTTTCTCTTCAACGGAAAGCTGCCTTTCAAAATAATCCTCAATACGTTGTTCCATGGCATTATTATTTTCTTCCACTATCCTTTTTAATTCCTTTTAGATACATTTCCCTTAACTTTTCCATGCAACGCAAACGACTGGTCTTCACAACAGCGGCAGATTGGTAGTCCATCTCCACCGCTATTTCCTGATCCATAAATCCTTCACTCCATGCTTTCAACATTTGCCGGCATTTTTCACCCAATTCCCGCAGGCGTTCATGCAAAACTTCCAGATCGTATTGATCTATAAGCTGTTGCACAATACTTCGGGTATCGTCGGGAAGTATGCTAATGTAATCATCAAGTGTACTTCCCTTATGAACCTGCTGACGATTAGTCGCATTCTTTCGGATAAGGTCAACACATTTGTTATTAAAAATTTGATAGAGATAAGTTTTCAGTCCTGAACGGCCTTCAAAGCGTCCATTTTGAATGTTTTCGATAATGGTAAGAATTGTATCAGAATAAGCAATGGAGCATTCATCGGTAGAAAGTTTGTGTTTCCAGACACCTTCGCGAATGAGGTAAGCATATTTTTCATAAAGGCGATTTTCAAAAGAACGTAGCGAGCCGTCTTTTGATAAGATGCCTTCTATCAGGACATTATCAGAAAGTATTTTTTGGAAAAATGGCATGGTATGTGCGAATTCGGAATGGAAATATACGTAAAAACGGCCGTTTCCCGGAAATTTTTTATCAGTTGTTTGCTTCTGACATGCGTTTTTCGACTTAATGGACAGAATTCGTGAATCTCTTCCAAATCAGAAAGGATTTCATTCATTTTTCCCAAACTATTTCGGTCATATCAAACAAAATTTCAAATGAAAAATCTGATCTTATCCGCACTCGTTTTGTTAGTATTCTGCCTTACCAGTTGTAAAAAAGACAAGGATGCAAGTCCTGCATTTTCTGCTGAAATTCAGGCAATAGTTCCG
The sequence above is drawn from the Dyadobacter subterraneus genome and encodes:
- a CDS encoding RNA polymerase sigma factor; this translates as MPFFQKILSDNVLIEGILSKDGSLRSFENRLYEKYAYLIREGVWKHKLSTDECSIAYSDTILTIIENIQNGRFEGRSGLKTYLYQIFNNKCVDLIRKNATNRQQVHKGSTLDDYISILPDDTRSIVQQLIDQYDLEVLHERLRELGEKCRQMLKAWSEGFMDQEIAVEMDYQSAAVVKTSRLRCMEKLREMYLKGIKKDSGRK